A portion of the bacterium genome contains these proteins:
- a CDS encoding sodium:solute symporter produces the protein MTATLAPIDYVVLIVYMAASVLLGVWFVREQRTVKDYFLAGQSMNWFVVAISVIAALFSGISYLGAPTEVFNYDMTYAVTVLSFFVATPLIILVFLPRFYRANFYSAYEYLERRFDLQVRTWSSAMFIIRVVFYLALAIYAPALALASVTGLPLWFSIAVIGILTTVYTTLGGMKAVIWTDVMQFFVLFGGQVAIGWFAMSRIPGGLSGTWDIAASAGKLNWLNFDWSLTVRVTFWGALIGGLFNNLVQMGTDQISVQRYLTAKSRAEAGKSLWFKLIITLPVVIVFYLMGAILYAFYQTYPDRLPDLAQKDRILPYFVVNELPHGLPGLLVAAIFAATMSTVSSGINALSTASIVDFYQRNMQRNPEPERLLQLSKWLTLVYGVLATAVAFLMPLLGTLIEATNKIMGMLGGPLLGVFLLGMLTKRTTSRGALLGAFFGSLLLAFVVFETKVSFLWYAAIGCVATFVLGYLFSLATGQPEAEEDDEVGEEPGG, from the coding sequence ATGACCGCCACGCTGGCGCCGATTGACTATGTCGTCCTGATCGTGTACATGGCCGCTTCGGTCTTGCTGGGCGTGTGGTTCGTCCGCGAGCAACGGACCGTCAAGGACTACTTCCTGGCCGGGCAGAGCATGAACTGGTTCGTGGTGGCCATCTCGGTCATCGCGGCCCTGTTCTCGGGCATCAGCTACCTGGGGGCCCCCACCGAAGTCTTCAACTATGACATGACCTACGCGGTCACCGTGCTGTCGTTCTTCGTCGCCACGCCCCTCATCATCCTGGTCTTCCTGCCGCGCTTCTACCGAGCGAACTTCTATAGTGCCTACGAGTATCTCGAGCGCCGCTTCGACTTGCAGGTGCGCACGTGGTCCTCGGCCATGTTCATCATCCGTGTCGTCTTCTACCTGGCCCTGGCGATCTACGCTCCCGCCCTGGCCCTGGCCAGCGTGACCGGCCTGCCCCTGTGGTTCTCGATTGCGGTCATCGGTATCCTGACGACGGTCTACACCACCCTCGGAGGCATGAAGGCCGTCATCTGGACCGATGTCATGCAGTTCTTCGTGCTCTTCGGCGGGCAGGTGGCCATCGGCTGGTTCGCGATGAGCCGCATCCCCGGCGGCCTGTCGGGGACATGGGACATCGCCGCCTCGGCTGGCAAGCTCAACTGGCTGAACTTCGACTGGAGCCTGACGGTCCGGGTGACGTTCTGGGGGGCGCTGATCGGCGGGCTGTTCAACAACCTGGTGCAGATGGGCACCGATCAGATCTCCGTGCAGCGCTACCTGACCGCCAAGAGCCGCGCCGAGGCCGGCAAGTCGCTGTGGTTCAAGCTCATCATCACCCTGCCGGTGGTTATCGTCTTCTACCTGATGGGCGCCATTCTGTACGCCTTCTATCAGACCTATCCCGACCGGCTGCCGGACCTGGCGCAGAAGGACCGCATCCTGCCGTACTTCGTGGTCAACGAGTTGCCGCACGGACTACCGGGGCTGCTGGTAGCCGCCATCTTCGCGGCCACGATGTCCACCGTCTCCTCGGGCATCAATGCCCTGAGTACCGCCAGCATCGTGGACTTCTACCAGCGGAACATGCAGCGCAACCCCGAGCCGGAGCGCCTGCTCCAGCTCTCCAAGTGGCTCACCCTGGTCTATGGCGTCCTCGCCACGGCGGTGGCCTTCCTGATGCCGCTGCTGGGCACGTTGATCGAGGCCACCAACAAGATCATGGGGATGCTCGGCGGTCCGCTGCTGGGGGTGTTCCTGCTGGGGATGCTGACCAAGCGGACCACCTCGCGCGGGGCCCTGCTCGGCGCCTTCTTCGGCTCGCTGCTGCTCGCCTTCGTTGTCTTCGAGACGAAGGTCTCCTTCCTGTGGTACGCCGCCATCGGCTGTGTCGCCACGTTTGTCCTGGGCTACCTGTTCAGCCTGGCGACGGGGCAGCCGGAGGCGGAGGAGGACGACGAGGTGGGGGAGGAGCCGGGCGGCTAG